ATTCGGCGCCTTTGGCGTCGATCGCCATCTGATGCATCCGATTTTCCAGTGGCTCGACTATCGCTACAGGGACTACGGGGGCTTCGCGAAAGTTACCGACGAGCGCTTCATCGGCGGCTTCCGCAACAGGCTGGTCGCGGGTGTCAACGTGCTGAATGGGAGCATCGACAATCAGCAATTCGCCAACATTGCCGGACAAAAGGGAGCTCTGCGCTCATCGTCGATCGATCGATCGAGGAACACGTCCGTCTACGTCGAAGACAGCTTCTATTTCCTTCCCAGCGTTGCAGCGATCGCGGGGACGCAGTTTCTCTATGCAACCCGTAGCCGGCAGGACCGTTTTCTCAGCGACGGCGATCAATCGGGGACAACCCGCTTCAATCTGTGGTCGCCGAAAGCGGGCTTGCTGTGGCAAATCGATCCGACATGGCAGGCTTTCGCCAACGTCTCGCGGAGCGCCGAGGTGCCGAGCTTCGGCGAGAGCTCAAATGGTCCGGGCATTCCGACGATTCCGTTCACCAGCATCCACGCCCAGCTCGCGACGACCTACGAGATCGGGACGCGCATGCGGCGGCCGGACTACTCGTGGGAGCTGACGGCCTATCGCGCCAACATCCGCGATGAACTGCTATGCCTCTATAGCGCCTTCGGCAATTGCAACGTGACCAATGCGGATCGGACCATCCACCAGGGCATCGAAGCCGGCGCAGGGGCCGCGATCTTCCGCGATATCTTCGTGGCGGGAAGCGCGCCGGACAAGGTGTGGCTCAACCTGGCCTACACCTACAACGACTTTCGCTTCGACAATGATGCCATGTTCCGCAACAATCAGTTGCCGGGAGCGCCTCGTCATTATCTGCGCGCCGAATTGCTCTACAAGCATCCGACCGGCCTCTATATCGGACCTAACGTCGAATGGGTGCCGAAGGCCTATTTCGTCGACAGCATGAATACGCTGACGACGGAGCCTTATGCATTGTTGGGACTGAAGGCCGGTTTTGACAACGGCGGTCCGTTCTCGGCCTACGTCGAGGGCCGCAACCTCACCAACCGAACCTATATTGCGAGCGCCAGCATCATCGATCGTGCGACTGCGGCGTCGACTTTGTTCGAACCCGGAACGGGGAGGGCAGTTTACACCGGAATGAGGTATCGATGGTGAGTGCTGCGGGTTCGCTGAGACAACCACGACCTTACGCGGTCGGTCAGATCAACCATGAGGAAACTAAAATGAGCAAGAGCCTGCAAACACTTTTCGCAATCGCCATTCTTCTGAACGGCAGCGCGGCCGCATTTGCCGACGACATCAAGGCCGGCGATCTCGTCATCTCGCAGGCATGGAGCCGCGCGACGCCGGGCGGCGCGAAGGTCGCCGGCGGTTATCTGACCATCGAGAACAAGGGCGCGGCAGCGGACAGGCTGGTCAGCGTGTCCGCCGATATCGCAGGCAAGGCCGAGATTCATGAGATGGCGATGGACAACGGCGTCATGAAGATGCGTGCGCTCGACAAGGGGCTCGCGATCGACCCCGGCAAGACGGTGAAGCTCGCGCCCGGGGGCAATCATTTAATGCTCCAGGAACTGAAAGGCGCGTTCAAGCAGGGCGACAAGGTGCCGGTGACGCTGCAATTCGAGAAGGCCGGCAAAGTCGCCGTCTCCCTCGATGTTCAGGGCGTCGGTGCGCAGGCGCCGGGTGGTGATGGACATTCAGGTCATATGGACATGAAGAAGATGCCGGATCATTCGGGAATGAAGATGAAATGAGACCGATCTGGGTTTTCGGGAGACTGAACATGAAGCGATCCTGCCTGTTCCTGATCACCGCGTTCGCCGCCTCGCCGGCGGCGGCGCATGTCTCGCTCGAGACCAAGCAAGCCGCGGTCGGCACGTCGTACAAGGCTGTGTTCACTGTGCCGCACGGTTGCTCGGGCTCGCCGACGGTGAAGATCCGCATTCAGATCCCGGAAGGGGTGATTGCGGTGAAGCCGATGCCGAAGGCGGGCTGGAATGTCGACGTCGTCGAGGGCAAATATGCCGGCGAATATGACTATCACGGCAACAAGCTGGCCTCCGGCGTCAAGGAGGTGGCTTGGTCCGGCGGCAAGCTGCCGGACAAGAACTATGACGAGTTCGTCATGCACACATTCCTGACCGACAAGCTCAAGCCGAACACGACGCTGTACTTCCCCGTCGTCCAGGAATGCGAAACCGGCATCAGCCGCTGGATCGAAATTCCGGCGGCGGGGGCAGGGCATTCGCATGAGGGCAAGTCGCCGGCGCCCGGCGTGAAATTGTTGCCAAAACCCTGATGCGCCTGCTCGCCGCGCTTGCGACGCTGCTCCTCGCTGCCGGCTTCGCCAGCGCGGCGTGGGCGCACGCCGCGCTGGTCTCGGTCGAGCCGGCGAGCGGCAGCATGCTCGATACTGCACCCAAGACGGTGGAGCTGCGCTTCAACGAGGCGGTGACGCCCGGCGCGATCCGGCTGATCGACGGTGCGGGCAGGACGCGGAACGATCCACGCGTCAGCGCATCGGGCGAGACGATTTCTGTCGCGATGCCGGCCGACTTGCCCGAGGGGACCGCGGTCGTCAGCTATCGCGTGATCTCGCAGGACGGCCATCCCATTACGGGATCGATGACCTTCTCGATCGGCATGCCGACGGCGACGAAACCGCCGGCCGCCGTGGATAACGGGTTGGCCGTGCTGATCTGGCTGACGCGGGTCGGCCTCTATGTCGGGCTGTTCGTCGGGGTCGGCGGCGTGTTCTTCGCGCGCTGGGTTGCGTGGTCGATGATCGGGATGGCTGTTCCGCGCCTTGCGCTCGGCCTCGGTTTTCCGAGCGCGGTAGCGTCCGTTGGCACGTTGGGGCTAGATCTCCTCGGGCTGCCCCCAGATGCTCTCTGGACGGCTGGTCCCTGGAAGGTCGCATTCGCGACCAGTGCGGGCCCTGCCTTGATGGTTGCCCTCGCGGCCATGCTGTCCGCATGGATGGCGCTGCGCAGCGCATGGTACGCGCGCGCTCTTGCGATGATCGCCTTCATCGGCGTCGGTCTGTCGCTCGCCATGACCGGGCATGCCGCAACGGCGCCGCCGGAGACGCTGACGCGGCCGGCGATCTTTCTCCATGGCCTCGGTGTTGCCTTCTGGATCGGCGCGCTGGCTCCACTCGTGGCGTTGGTGTCCAAGCCGACGACTGCGACGCTTCCGATCGTGAACCGCTTTTCCCGCATTGCCGCGCTCGCGGTCAGCGTGCTGGCCCTGACTGGCCTCGCACTCGCGATCGTGCAACTCGAAAAGCCGGGAGCGCTGGTCGCGACGAGTTATGGGCTGATCCTCTCGACCAAGCTCGTCCTGGTCACAGGATTGCTGGCGCTGGCCGCGCTCAATCGGTTCCGGCTGACTCCGGTTCTGGCCCGGAACGAGAACGGGACGCCCGCCCTCAAGCGATCGATCCTGCTCGAAAGCGTTGTCGCTCTCGCCATTCTCGCCGTGGTGGCCGGCTGGCGCTTCACGCCGCCGCCGCGGACGATCGTTCCGGAGGCACCGCTGGCGATCCACATCCACAGCGACAAGGCGATGTTCCAGGTCCTGGTCTCTCCGGGCAAGCCGGGGCTCGACGATTTCGTGCTCCAGCTCATGACCGGCGAGGGGATGTCGCTCAAGGCCAAGGAGGTGACGTTGACGCTGAGCCTGCCCGAACGCGGCATCGAGCCGATGGAGCGGAAGGCCACGCTGGGGCCGGACGGCTATTGGCATGCGCGCAAGGTGGAGCTTCCCTTTGCCGGCCGCTGGCGCGTGCGGATCGACGCGCTGGTGACCGACTTCGAGCAAATCACGCTCGAAGACGAACTCGACGTCCCATCGCCATGAGTCGCAGCTCAAGCTGAACCTGAAGCCCGACGGAGAAATGACAGGAATTCCGTTGCCTTAGCGGGTTTTCCTCATTCCCGGTCTTGTGTTTTCGCTCTCAATCCGGTTTCACTGCACCCGGTCACTGATTCCCAGAGTATTGCCATGCGGTTGTCGCGGTTCTTTCTGCCCATTTTGAAGGAAAATCCGAAAGAGGCGGAGATCGTCTCGCATCGGCTGATGCTGCGCGCGGGCATGATCCGGCAGGAGGCGGCCGGCATCTATGCCTGGCTGCCGCTCGGATTCCGCGTGCTGAAGAAGATCGAGCAGATCGTGCGCGAGGAGCAGGACCGCTCCGGCGCGCTGGAACTGTTGATGCCGACGCTCCAGCTTGCCGACCTCTGGCGCGAGAGTGGCCGCTACGACGCCTATGGCCCCGAGATGCTGCGCATCGCCGACCGCCACAAGCGCGAGCTGCTGTACGGGCCGACCAACGAGGAAATGATCACCGAGATCTTCCGCGCCTATGTGAAGTCCTACAAGAACCTGCCGCTCAATCTCTATCATATTCAATGGAAATTCCGCGACGAGCAGCGTCCGCGCTTCGGCGTGATGCGCGGCCGCGAGTTCCTGATGAAGGACGCCTATTCGTTCGACCTCAACGAGGCCGCCGCGCGCGTCGCCTACAACAAGATGTTCGTGGCTTACCTGCGCACGTTCGCGCGGATGGGGCTGAAGGCGATCCCGATGCGGGCCGAGACCGGCCCGATCGGCGGCGACCTCAGCCACGAGTTCATCGTGCTGGCCGAGACCGGCGAATCCGGCGTGTTCATCAATCGCGACGTGCTGGATCTGCCGGTGCCCGGCGAGGATGTCGATTATGAGAGCGACCTGACGCCGATCATCAAGCAATGGACGTCAGTCTATGCGGCGACGGAGGACGTGCACGACGCCGCGCGCTTCGAGCAGGAAGTGCCCGCAGATAAGCGGGTGAACACCCGCGGCATCGAGGTCGGCCAGATTTTCTATTTCGGCACGAAGTATTCCGAACCGATGAAGGCGCTGGTCGCCGGCCCCGATGGCGTCGACGTGCCGATCCATGGCGGCTCATACGGCGTCGGAGTCTCGCGCCTGCTCGGTGCCATCATCGAGGCCTGCCATGACGATGCCGGCATCAAATGGCCGGAGGCCGTTGCCCCGTTCCGCGTGTCGATTCTCAACCTCAAACAGGGGGATGCCGCGGTCGACGCAGCCTGCGAGAAGCTCTATGCCGAGCTCACCGCCAAGGGCGTCGACGTGCTCTATGACGACACCGACCAGCGCGCCGGCGCCAAGTTCGCCGCCGCCGACCTGATCGGGATCCCCTGGCAGATCATGATCGGCCCGAAGGGGCTCGCCGACGGCAAGGTCGAGATCAAGCGGCGAAGTGACGGCTCCCGCGAGACCATGTCGCCTGCCGACGCAGTCGCCCGGTTGGTCGGCTGAATAGTGTTCATCGCGCGATAGCGGGTCGGTAATCCGGCCACATTTGACCCCGAATCATGGGATTATCGAGCGATGGATGAGACCATGACCGAAACCGTGCAGACCGCGCCTTTTGCGCCATTCGAGTGGATGCTGTCGGGGCGCTATTTGCGGGCGCGCCGCAAGGAGGGATTCATCTCGGTCATCGCCGGATTCTCCTTTCTCGGCATCATGCTGGGCGTGGCGACACTGATCATCGTGATGGCCGTCATGAACGGCTTCCGCAAAGAGCTGCTCGACAAGATCCTGGGGCTGAACGGCCATATCCTGGTCCAGCCGTTGGAATCGCCGCTGACGGACTGGAAGGACGTCGCCGATCGCCTCAGTCAGGTCCAGGGCATCCGGCTCGCCGCGCCCGTGGTCGATGGCCAGGCGCTGGCATCGTCGCCCTGGAACGCCTCGGGCGTGCTGGTGCGCGGCATTCGCTCCGACGACCTCAACAACCTCACCTCGATCGCCAAGAACGTGAAGCAGGGCTCGCTTGAGGGCTTTGACGACGGGCAGGGCGTCGCGATCGGCCGGCGCCTCGCCGATCAGCTGTCGCTGCATGCCGGCGACAGCATCACGCTGGTGGCGCCGAAGGGCGCGGTCACGCCGATGGGCACGACGCCGCGCATCAAGCCGTACAAGATCGTTGCCGTGTTCGAGATCGGCATGTCCGAGTACGATCTCGGCTTCGTGTTCATGCCGCTCGCCGAAGCGCAGGCCTATTTCAACCGGAGCAACGACGTCACCTCGATCGAGGTGTTCACCGCCAACCCCGACAAGATCGACGCCTTCCGCAAGGCGGTGACGGAGGCCGCGGGGCGGCCGGTGTTCCTGGTGGATTGGCGACAGCGCAACTCGACCTTCTTCAACGCGCTCCAGGTCGAGCGCAACGTGATGTTCCTGATCCTGACCATGATCGTGCTGGTCGCGGCGCTGAACATCGTCTCCGGCCTGATCATGCTGGTGAAAGACAAGGGCAGCGACATCGCGATCCTGCGCACGATGGGCGCCTCGCAGGGATCGATCATGCGGATCTTCCTGATCACGGGCGCCTCGATCGGCGTCGTCGGCACGCTGGTCGGCTTCTTCGTCGGTCTCGTGATTTGCCTCAACATCGAATCGATCAGGCAATTCCTGTCCTGGCTGACCAGCACCGAGCTGTTCTCGCCGGAACTCTATTTCCTGTCGAAACTGCCTGCCGAGATCGACGTCGGCGAGACCACGGCCGTCGTCATCATGGCGCTGACGCTGTCGTTCCTGGCGACGCTGTATCCGTCGTGGCGCGCCGCACGCCTCGATCCCGTCGAAGCGCTCCGGTACGAGTGAGGGGCTGATGGATCAGCAGCAGGGGGCTGAAGATGTACCGGTCATTTATCTCCACGAGATAAAGCGGCAGTACTTGCAGGGCGAGGTGCCGCTGACGATCCTCGACGGCGCCAAGCTGGCGCTGTGGGCCGGTCAATCGGTCGCGCTGGTGGCGCCGTCCGGCTCGGGCAAATCGACCCTGTTGCACATCGCAGGGCTATTGGAAGCGCCCGATTCCGGCGAGGTCTATGTCTCGGGCGCGCCGACCTCGCAGCTGCCCGACATCGAGCGCACGCAGCTGCGCCGTACCGATATCGGCTTCGTCTACCAGTCGCACCGGCTGCTGCCGGAGTTCTCCGCGCTCGAGAACGTCATGATGCCGCAGATGATCCGCGGCCTCAAGAAGTCCGAGAGCGTCAAGCGCGCCAAGGAGATCCTTGGCTATCTCGGCCTCGGCGACCGCATCACCCATCGCCCCGCCGAGCTGTCAGGCGGCGAGCAGCAGCGCGTCGCGATCGCGCGTGCGGTTGCCAACGCGCCACGCGTGCTGTTCGCGGACGAGCCGACCGGCAATCTCGACCCGCACACCGCCGATCACGTCTTCCAGGCGCTGATGCAGCTCGTCAAGGCAACCAAGGTCTCGATGCTGATCGCGACTCACAACATGGAGCTCGCCGGCCGCATGGACCGGCGCGTCTCGCTGTCGAACGGCCAGGTGGTCGAGCTCGACTAGCAAAATGTGCGAAAACAACCCCATGCACAGTAGCCAAGTGCTTGGTTGGATTTAGGAAAAAATCGGCGACGGCGGCTCCGCCGCCGCCCGGATGCTCAAGGCTTGATCACCGTCATTTTGAACGGTCCGCCATTGGCGGCGGCATGGGCGACGGCCTCGTTGGCATGGTCGAGGTCGAAGGCCGTGGTCTCATATTCATCGAGCCGTAGCAGACCCGACCGCACCAGCGCGATCAGGCGGCTCGCGGCGTCCGGCGGATACATCCAGACGCCGTGGATGCTGATGCAGTTGCGCATGATCCAGGGGTAGGGCAGCTCGAGCCCCGGGCCGCCTGCCATGCCGACACCGCCCATCAGCACGACGCGTCCATAGGGGCGCACCGTCATGACCGCCGCCCGCACCACGTTGGTGCCGACCGAAGGCGGCATGATGTCGAACACGCAATCGATCGGCCCTGATGCGGCGCGCTTCATGCTTTCGCGGTCGTCGTGCTCATTGCCGGTGAGTTTCACCGGCTTCACGCGGGCGCCGAAGCGGCGGACGAGGTCGGCCAGGATCGTCTCGTTGCGGCCGGGGGCGACCACGCACGCCGCGCCCATCGCCAGCGCGACCGAGACGGCCGCGCTGCCGAAATTGCCGGTGGCCCCGCTCACCAGCACCGTCTCGCCTGCTTGCAGGTTGGCGGCGAGGAAGCCGCCGTAGGGCACCAGTAGCGTCCCAAGGGCACACCATTGCGTCGCTTGCTCC
The nucleotide sequence above comes from Bradyrhizobium sp. NDS-1. Encoded proteins:
- a CDS encoding lipoprotein-releasing ABC transporter permease subunit; amino-acid sequence: MDETMTETVQTAPFAPFEWMLSGRYLRARRKEGFISVIAGFSFLGIMLGVATLIIVMAVMNGFRKELLDKILGLNGHILVQPLESPLTDWKDVADRLSQVQGIRLAAPVVDGQALASSPWNASGVLVRGIRSDDLNNLTSIAKNVKQGSLEGFDDGQGVAIGRRLADQLSLHAGDSITLVAPKGAVTPMGTTPRIKPYKIVAVFEIGMSEYDLGFVFMPLAEAQAYFNRSNDVTSIEVFTANPDKIDAFRKAVTEAAGRPVFLVDWRQRNSTFFNALQVERNVMFLILTMIVLVAALNIVSGLIMLVKDKGSDIAILRTMGASQGSIMRIFLITGASIGVVGTLVGFFVGLVICLNIESIRQFLSWLTSTELFSPELYFLSKLPAEIDVGETTAVVIMALTLSFLATLYPSWRAARLDPVEALRYE
- the proS gene encoding proline--tRNA ligase, encoding MRLSRFFLPILKENPKEAEIVSHRLMLRAGMIRQEAAGIYAWLPLGFRVLKKIEQIVREEQDRSGALELLMPTLQLADLWRESGRYDAYGPEMLRIADRHKRELLYGPTNEEMITEIFRAYVKSYKNLPLNLYHIQWKFRDEQRPRFGVMRGREFLMKDAYSFDLNEAAARVAYNKMFVAYLRTFARMGLKAIPMRAETGPIGGDLSHEFIVLAETGESGVFINRDVLDLPVPGEDVDYESDLTPIIKQWTSVYAATEDVHDAARFEQEVPADKRVNTRGIEVGQIFYFGTKYSEPMKALVAGPDGVDVPIHGGSYGVGVSRLLGAIIEACHDDAGIKWPEAVAPFRVSILNLKQGDAAVDAACEKLYAELTAKGVDVLYDDTDQRAGAKFAAADLIGIPWQIMIGPKGLADGKVEIKRRSDGSRETMSPADAVARLVG
- a CDS encoding YcnI family protein, with protein sequence MKRSCLFLITAFAASPAAAHVSLETKQAAVGTSYKAVFTVPHGCSGSPTVKIRIQIPEGVIAVKPMPKAGWNVDVVEGKYAGEYDYHGNKLASGVKEVAWSGGKLPDKNYDEFVMHTFLTDKLKPNTTLYFPVVQECETGISRWIEIPAAGAGHSHEGKSPAPGVKLLPKP
- a CDS encoding ABC transporter ATP-binding protein, which produces MDQQQGAEDVPVIYLHEIKRQYLQGEVPLTILDGAKLALWAGQSVALVAPSGSGKSTLLHIAGLLEAPDSGEVYVSGAPTSQLPDIERTQLRRTDIGFVYQSHRLLPEFSALENVMMPQMIRGLKKSESVKRAKEILGYLGLGDRITHRPAELSGGEQQRVAIARAVANAPRVLFADEPTGNLDPHTADHVFQALMQLVKATKVSMLIATHNMELAGRMDRRVSLSNGQVVELD
- a CDS encoding copper chaperone PCu(A)C, whose translation is MSKSLQTLFAIAILLNGSAAAFADDIKAGDLVISQAWSRATPGGAKVAGGYLTIENKGAAADRLVSVSADIAGKAEIHEMAMDNGVMKMRALDKGLAIDPGKTVKLAPGGNHLMLQELKGAFKQGDKVPVTLQFEKAGKVAVSLDVQGVGAQAPGGDGHSGHMDMKKMPDHSGMKMK
- a CDS encoding zinc-binding alcohol dehydrogenase family protein, with the translated sequence MKAAVLKSFGSPLAIENAPEPVLGTGEVIVDVVATRVLSYMNEVFSGERNYALDLPIIPGPGGIGRVRAIGPDATRLAIGDWVFCDPTVRSRDDAVAPDIALQGLTAAGPGGMLLQQHFRHGSFAEQMRVPTENVKRLGAITSEQATQWCALGTLLVPYGGFLAANLQAGETVLVSGATGNFGSAAVSVALAMGAACVVAPGRNETILADLVRRFGARVKPVKLTGNEHDDRESMKRAASGPIDCVFDIMPPSVGTNVVRAAVMTVRPYGRVVLMGGVGMAGGPGLELPYPWIMRNCISIHGVWMYPPDAASRLIALVRSGLLRLDEYETTAFDLDHANEAVAHAAANGGPFKMTVIKP
- a CDS encoding TonB-dependent receptor family protein; the protein is MSRFGLFQHASARGIVLASLSALSLPQLADAQESRGELPPVIVDSPREKRAAPAHPRRTPVRSTRARSSAPQHEARPQGEGASGPGALTVLTAQQALAEINQTPGGVALVTAEAYRNSTPASTIKDVLDYVPGVFAQPKWGDDTRLSIRGSGLSRNFHLRGVQLYMDGIPINTADGYGDFQEIDPTAYKYVEVYKGGNALQFGANSLGGAINFVTPTGRDPFPNGVSVDIGGFGYKRAQANAGGTNGPWDGFVTASTQAADGFRDHSFGSSNRLSANVGYQFSPDFETRFYLNANEVRQRIPGTVTKTSALTNPEAAVPANVAMDQQRNIDTVRLANKTTIRFDETKVEFGAFGVDRHLMHPIFQWLDYRYRDYGGFAKVTDERFIGGFRNRLVAGVNVLNGSIDNQQFANIAGQKGALRSSSIDRSRNTSVYVEDSFYFLPSVAAIAGTQFLYATRSRQDRFLSDGDQSGTTRFNLWSPKAGLLWQIDPTWQAFANVSRSAEVPSFGESSNGPGIPTIPFTSIHAQLATTYEIGTRMRRPDYSWELTAYRANIRDELLCLYSAFGNCNVTNADRTIHQGIEAGAGAAIFRDIFVAGSAPDKVWLNLAYTYNDFRFDNDAMFRNNQLPGAPRHYLRAELLYKHPTGLYIGPNVEWVPKAYFVDSMNTLTTEPYALLGLKAGFDNGGPFSAYVEGRNLTNRTYIASASIIDRATAASTLFEPGTGRAVYTGMRYRW
- a CDS encoding copper resistance protein CopC; this encodes MRLLAALATLLLAAGFASAAWAHAALVSVEPASGSMLDTAPKTVELRFNEAVTPGAIRLIDGAGRTRNDPRVSASGETISVAMPADLPEGTAVVSYRVISQDGHPITGSMTFSIGMPTATKPPAAVDNGLAVLIWLTRVGLYVGLFVGVGGVFFARWVAWSMIGMAVPRLALGLGFPSAVASVGTLGLDLLGLPPDALWTAGPWKVAFATSAGPALMVALAAMLSAWMALRSAWYARALAMIAFIGVGLSLAMTGHAATAPPETLTRPAIFLHGLGVAFWIGALAPLVALVSKPTTATLPIVNRFSRIAALAVSVLALTGLALAIVQLEKPGALVATSYGLILSTKLVLVTGLLALAALNRFRLTPVLARNENGTPALKRSILLESVVALAILAVVAGWRFTPPPRTIVPEAPLAIHIHSDKAMFQVLVSPGKPGLDDFVLQLMTGEGMSLKAKEVTLTLSLPERGIEPMERKATLGPDGYWHARKVELPFAGRWRVRIDALVTDFEQITLEDELDVPSP